The Deltaproteobacteria bacterium genome window below encodes:
- the sppA gene encoding signal peptide peptidase SppA produces MRSSFAPQAATLAAAIAMLPGDASAGPNEGEARPIARDADRVYTTVAGEADGAATVTNPANLGFLRGFGGVLDLSWTRGAALRRGNGVGLLLGLPLPLQIASIGLAYQYLNPLTPGVVDSGVAQPQNPDDPYSKITLAAAFPLERWLSRRASTPRALRRLSLGISYSRLASAQNFHAAGTNSVDLALAWWPTRFLAFGFVARSINIPRTGPEPPVSQSYVLDPELALRPLGTNALELAVGLRYAPRVPGDVRWRTHYVDPRGRVLLNLRGVRLFAEAERFQYWPASSNGEQSDAPRDAVRINAGFGIDFGHFGFMAGATSSAGGTSSFAADGGVLRLRASQERYRSVVGARPRVVTKFELDRYAGDRGMWRLIGELDDLADRRGVALVHTDGMHLGWAQLEEIREALLRVRERGGKVVVYMHGGGLRGYFLAAGADHVVAHPNAGLELLGMRIQAFHYADLLAKLGVQAEFVRVAEYKGTPESWERPAASEPVARQRQQLVSDVWNHVLRTVARDRGQDARVIKAWIDDAPIDPPTALREGIIDELSFPDELDARLERLLGRRIRIEPPDRRKEHAAMFGPPPRVAVLTIEGDLLDGESFTVPLLGRRIAGGTTLAKQVERLRKDDSVRAVVVRIDSGGGSVRAADDIARELDLTRKRKPVVISMGNACASGGYYIATGGQYIYADATTVTGSIGIFYPKFDLSGFAEKIGIGIDQFDFGDHAGLRSWWKPYSEDEREAAQRSIEDGYREFTARVARARSMTPEQVDAVARGRLWSGVRAMELGLVDDYGGLREAIQRARAIAGLRTDEGEITLVPDPPSLLANLKAILGFDLPNPLGASPSARGLGQVALGWALPVPLVRVLRLVPLSLWFGDRPGALALAEETIVFED; encoded by the coding sequence ATGAGGTCGTCGTTCGCTCCGCAGGCGGCGACGCTCGCCGCAGCGATCGCCATGCTGCCCGGTGATGCGTCGGCGGGCCCCAACGAGGGCGAGGCGCGACCGATCGCGCGCGACGCCGATCGCGTCTACACGACCGTCGCGGGCGAGGCCGATGGTGCCGCAACCGTCACCAACCCCGCCAACCTCGGCTTCCTCCGCGGTTTCGGCGGCGTCCTCGATCTCTCGTGGACCCGTGGCGCTGCGCTGCGCCGCGGCAACGGCGTGGGCCTGTTGCTGGGCCTCCCGCTGCCGCTCCAGATCGCATCGATCGGTCTCGCCTACCAATACCTCAACCCGCTCACGCCCGGCGTGGTCGACAGCGGGGTCGCGCAGCCGCAGAACCCCGACGACCCCTACAGCAAGATCACACTCGCGGCCGCGTTCCCGCTCGAGCGCTGGCTGTCTCGACGCGCCAGCACCCCGCGCGCGCTGCGACGGTTGTCGCTCGGCATCTCGTACTCGCGGCTGGCGTCGGCACAGAACTTCCACGCCGCAGGGACCAACTCGGTCGATCTGGCGCTGGCGTGGTGGCCGACGCGATTCCTCGCCTTCGGCTTCGTCGCGCGCAGCATCAACATCCCGCGCACCGGGCCCGAGCCACCGGTATCGCAGTCGTACGTGCTCGACCCCGAGCTCGCGCTGCGTCCGCTCGGCACCAACGCGCTCGAGCTCGCGGTCGGCCTGCGCTATGCGCCGCGGGTCCCGGGGGACGTGCGCTGGAGGACCCACTACGTCGATCCGCGTGGGCGCGTGCTGCTCAACCTCCGCGGCGTGCGGCTGTTCGCCGAGGCCGAGCGCTTCCAGTATTGGCCGGCGAGCTCCAACGGCGAACAGAGCGACGCTCCCCGCGACGCCGTGCGCATCAACGCCGGCTTCGGCATCGACTTCGGTCACTTCGGCTTCATGGCCGGCGCGACCAGCTCAGCCGGCGGCACGTCGTCGTTCGCGGCCGACGGCGGCGTGCTGCGCCTGCGGGCCTCGCAGGAGCGCTACCGCAGCGTCGTCGGGGCGCGGCCCCGCGTCGTCACCAAGTTCGAGCTCGATCGCTACGCCGGCGACCGCGGCATGTGGCGGTTGATCGGCGAGCTCGACGATCTCGCCGACCGCCGCGGGGTTGCGCTGGTCCACACCGACGGCATGCACCTCGGATGGGCCCAGCTCGAGGAGATCCGCGAGGCGCTGCTGCGCGTGCGCGAGCGCGGCGGCAAGGTCGTGGTCTACATGCACGGCGGTGGCCTGCGTGGCTACTTCCTCGCCGCCGGTGCCGACCACGTGGTCGCGCACCCCAACGCCGGCCTCGAGCTGCTGGGCATGCGCATCCAGGCGTTCCACTACGCCGACCTGCTGGCCAAGCTCGGCGTGCAGGCCGAGTTCGTGCGCGTGGCCGAGTACAAGGGCACGCCCGAGAGCTGGGAGCGCCCGGCTGCCAGCGAGCCGGTCGCGCGTCAGCGCCAGCAGCTCGTCAGCGACGTGTGGAACCATGTGCTGCGCACGGTGGCGAGGGATCGTGGCCAGGATGCGCGCGTCATCAAGGCGTGGATCGACGACGCCCCCATCGATCCGCCGACGGCCCTGCGCGAGGGCATCATCGACGAGCTGTCGTTCCCCGACGAGCTGGACGCTCGGCTCGAGCGTCTGCTGGGCCGTCGCATTCGCATCGAGCCGCCCGATCGTCGCAAGGAGCATGCAGCGATGTTCGGGCCGCCGCCGCGGGTCGCCGTGCTCACCATCGAGGGCGACCTGCTCGACGGCGAGAGCTTCACGGTGCCCCTGCTCGGCCGCCGCATCGCGGGCGGCACGACGCTGGCCAAGCAGGTCGAGCGTCTGCGAAAGGACGACTCCGTGCGCGCGGTGGTGGTTCGCATCGACAGCGGCGGCGGCTCCGTGCGCGCGGCCGACGACATCGCCCGCGAGCTCGACCTCACCCGCAAGCGCAAGCCGGTCGTGATCTCGATGGGCAACGCCTGCGCCAGCGGCGGCTACTATATCGCCACCGGCGGCCAGTACATTTATGCCGATGCCACCACGGTGACGGGCAGCATCGGCATCTTCTATCCCAAGTTCGACCTCTCGGGCTTCGCCGAGAAGATCGGCATCGGCATCGATCAGTTCGACTTCGGTGACCACGCTGGCCTGCGCTCGTGGTGGAAGCCGTACAGCGAGGACGAACGCGAGGCTGCGCAGCGCAGCATCGAGGACGGCTATCGCGAGTTCACGGCCCGCGTCGCACGTGCGCGCAGCATGACCCCCGAGCAGGTCGACGCGGTGGCGCGCGGGCGGCTGTGGTCGGGCGTGCGCGCGATGGAGCTCGGCCTGGTCGACGACTACGGTGGCCTGCGCGAGGCGATCCAGCGCGCGCGCGCGATTGCGGGGCTGCGCACCGATGAAGGCGAGATCACCCTGGTGCCCGACCCGCCGAGCCTGCTCGCCAACCTCAAGGCGATCCTCGGCTTCGATCTGCCCAACCCGCTCGGCGCCTCGCCCAGTGCTCGCGGGTTGGGGCAGGTCGCGCTCGGGTGGGCGCTGCCGGTGCCGCTGGTGCGGGTGCTGCGGCTGGTGCCGTTGTCGCTGTGGTTCGGCGATCGGCCCGGCGCGCTCGCGCTCGCCGAGGAGACCATCGTCTTCGAGGACTGA